A window of Babesia microti strain RI chromosome III, complete genome contains these coding sequences:
- a CDS encoding conserved Plasmodium protein, unknown function (overlaps_old_locusTagID:BBM_III04380): MIYRSITRLGDQVCSALATLGVHLRSNTFVAHPGVIAVTHLLEMKQLVEHRANFTQESINAMYEFDAELAERAQVAFDHKLPISWYNLDYIDKEGFLEQLIDEKKTNENIANEILEMAPGKYEIPKSFDDYKRPAPPVKWRSHELAITQHMVEAEPSILKEIHIQNEMSNFINNKYSDKVNNANKSLPNSLV; this comes from the exons ATGATTTATCGCAGTATTACTAGGCTAGGTGACCAGGTTTGCTCTGCACTGGCAACTTTGGGTGTACATTTACGTTCAAACACTTTTGTAGCACATCCTGGTGTTATCGCtgttacacatttattagAAATGAAACAACTGGTTGAACACCGGGCTAACTTTACTCAAGAGTCAATTAATGCCATGTATGAATTTGATGCAGAACTGGCTGag CGTGCTCAAGTAGCTTTTGACCACAAACTACCCATTAGTTGGTACAACCTTGACTATATAGACAAGGAGG GTTTCCTTGAGCAGTTGATTGATGAGAAGAAAACCAACGAAAATATTGCTAATGAAATTCTTGAAATGGCACCTGGGAAATATGAAATTCCCAAATCGTTTGATGACTACAAAAGACCAGCg CCCCCCGTAAAATGGAGAAGTCATGAATTAGCAATCACTCAGCATATGGTAGAAGCTGAACCTAGTATATTAAAGGAGattcatattcaaaatGAAATGTCCAACTTTATCAACAATAAATACAGTGATAAGGTGAACAATGCAAATAAGAGTTTACCAAATTCATTAGTATGA
- a CDS encoding hypothetical protein (overlaps_old_locusTagID:BBM_III04385;~overlaps_old_locusTagID:BBM_III04390;~overlaps_old_locusTagID:BBM_III04395), protein MHIYKADISANIVYRGPGDRYLVVFKPQNWRLKAKKSYQGPCLTNFLRNKYDFDFENLYFPYKLPETYSGLVITCTDKVILTQFNNSIASEQVNFTYNCHISHLHHKHNPFYLGLPYIAIPILSYGTTGNQWIRYSKNRTTLSMESKNKSNYCTDGFDNMPISFLTRTNKSSYCSYSSLLPNDNMSKLLFKYQVDELSPETQRLEFTINNVDVTNDLITFLRSLNLNICNSSGINLCKISFPDPIFRDKLVEISRNQ, encoded by the exons atgcatatttataaaGCAGAT ATATCAGCGAATATAGTATATAGAGGTCCCGGTGACAGATATTTAGTCGTGTTTAAACCGCAAAATTGGCGATTGAAAGCTAAAAAGTCTTACCAGGGACCGTgtctaacaaattttctgcgcaataaatatgattttgactttgaaaatttatatttcccatataaattaccagaAACATACTCAGGATTGGTTATTACATGTACTGACAAAGTAATTCTGACACAATTTA acaattCAATTGCATCTGAACAAgtcaattttacatataattgCCATATATCGCACTTACATCATAAGCATAATCCATTTTATTTGGGATTACCATATATAGCA ATTCCTATACTTAGCTATGGTACTACTGGAAATCAATGGATTAGATACAGTAAGAATAGGACAACCCTGTCCATGGAATCCAA GAATAAATCTAATTACTGTACTGATGGATTTGACAACATGCCTATAAGCTTTCTTACAAGAACA AATAAAAGTTCCTACTGTAGTtattcatcattattaccaaatgataatatgtcaaaattgttattcaAGTATCAAGTTGATGAGTTAAGCCCTGAAACACAAAGATTGGAGTTTACAATAAACAATGTGGATGTAACTAACGATTTGATTACATTCCTTAGGAGcttgaatttgaatatttgtaaCTCCAGTGggataaatttgtgtaaaatatcattCCCAGACCCAATATTTAGGGATAAATTGGTAGAGATTTCTAGAAATCAATAG
- a CDS encoding hypothetical protein (overlaps_old_locusTagID:BBM_III04390;~overlaps_old_locusTagID:BBM_III04395), producing MHVNLLPVNLGYKGKAEVDNNFVSDTSGKVLDYGFMSDNFNVSQLVGNLPVYVDVIEKEDKSQFENVDEIFNKSQKSTVLRGRKLKGMEVDLNKYGFKGFLVEERDGFLPISEIDKLTLWNNGSQVGPLDKFIQGIQYASVVNRVHFD from the exons atgcatGTAAACCTCCTCCCAGTAAATCTGGGCTATAAGGGAAAAGCTGAAGTTgacaataattttgtatctGACACAAGTGGTAAAGTGTTGGATTATGGTTTTATGTCAG ataacTTCAATGTCTCACAACTGGTCGGTAATTTACCGGTTTATGTCGATGTGATTGAGAAGGAAGATAAATCTCAGTTTGAAAATGTTGAcgaaatttttaataaatcgCAAAAGTCAACAGTGTTAAGAGGAAGGAAGTTGAAAGGGATGGAAGTTGACttgaataaatatggaTTTAAGGGGTTTCTGGTCGAGGAAAGGGATGGATTTTTACCAATATCTGAAATTGACAAGTTAAC GTTGTGGAACAACGGGAGTCAAGTTGGGCCTTTGgacaaatttatccagGGAATCCAATATGCTTCTGTGGTCAATAGAGTTCATTTTGATTGA
- a CDS encoding conserved Plasmodium protein, unknown function (overlaps_old_locusTagID:BBM_III04400), with protein sequence MNKKLLQVSVDTLSGINWMGASRLVSVMEQTANRGPFDKFTWKKFIARAELIASTNGFRPIQVSRILRYMYMANYRDERFLCKLHSLIDDKFVSNSDIGTFCGIVQGFKRLSYPENWYKQILDSYKNFLLTLDIDDYFQYSLLLNAYTYPEYSDVICQLMKKHFKNNAELSAKELSMITNCITKISRNNTDLERFIPILFEYILNKLDNIDLQSATILLNSLSRFPKFSKTHYIDVLTNNIIASNDRINLQQIIMALRSLRRLKYMPLGLIDAIMPRLELMISQAEPLQLSSIIGSVKSLNINNQKLMDLITSTILNNIDNYNLSHSSHIAYRMFNDIDQTKINDYGVLAKLISKRVEQNITKLSVHDIVLFCLSLVKYWVLTPEFNDLELKLLNQANKLIKNDQNVLDSDKEVIYKLYSKYIN encoded by the exons aTGAATAAAAAGTTGTTGCAAGTATCGGTGGATACTTTATCCGGGATTAATTg GATGGGAGCGTCTAGACTAGTGTCTGTAATGGAACAAACTGCGAACAGAGGTCCTTTCGACAAGTTCACATGGAAGAAATTCATTGCTAGA GCTGAGCTTATTGCTAGTACAAATGGATTTCGTCCCATACAAGTATCTAGGATTCTTCGATATATG TATATGGCAAATTATCGCGATGAACGCTTTTTATGTAAACTACACTCATTGATTgatgacaaatttgtatctAATAGTGACATTGGCACATTTTGTG gtatCGTTCAAGGATTTAAACGATTAAGCTATCCGGAAAATTGGTACAAACAGATTCTTGATTCTTACAAGAATTTTTTACtg ACACTTGACATTGATGATTACTTTcaatattcattattaCTAAATGCATATACATATCCAGAATATAGTGATGTAATTTGTCAATTGATGAAAAAGCactttaaaaataatgctGAATTATCTGCAAAag AATTATCAATGATCACCAATTGTATAACTAAAATATCACGCAATAATACTGATTTGGAACGCTTTATACCgattttatttgaatatattttgaataaattggataatattgaCTTGCAATCAGCGACAATTTTACTTAATTCCTTATCCAGATTTCCTAAGTTCTCAAAG ACCCATTACATTGATGTACTTACAAATAACATCATTGCAAGTAATGATCGG ATCAATTTGCAGCAAATTATTATGGCATTACGTTCATTACGTCGTCTAAAATATATGCCTTTAGGACTGATTGATGCTATAATGCCAAGGTTGGAATTGATGATTTCACAAGCTGAACCTCTACAACTTAGTTCTATAATTGGCAGTGTCAAATCATTAAAcattaataatcaaaaactTATGGACTTGATCACTAGTACAATATTGAacaatattgataattacaACCTATCACATTCATCCCATATAGCATATAGGATGTTTAATGACATTGATCAGACAAAAATCAATGATTATGGAGTCTTGGCTAAGTTAATCTCTAAACGAGttgaacaaaatattacaaagTTAAGTGTCCATGATATTGTACTTTTTT GTCTGTCACTAGTTAAATATTGGGTTTTAACCCCCGAATTTAACGATTTGGAATTAAAATTGCTTAATCAggcaaataaattgattaaaaatgacCAAAATGTTTTGGATTCCGATAAGGaagttatttataaactgtatagtaaatatataaattga
- a CDS encoding hypothetical protein (overlaps_old_locusTagID:BBM_III04405): protein MSSVYGYDYIHVHSDDSTVYDSETLTNNCLDILANEVIKSKVSNPIIQLVHSDCYLSNALTQIIARNYRVQHSLISVLLDGLGKNDCKECTNALIETCLIYIGKFDKFSDKLNLPLQILSIIATDDKLTGIRNILSRYTDDDYACLYWKVALFNQSVPKDHLTAMSNSLLLNHYNFKSKTKYQDAFDKLTLEANSSLWIKTFNSIHKRYKYGRFTDVSIKKYIEIINNYRETPWYNYVVNGLYTTIVYSIMEYLANNVCVNYFNVRCLINGLIALLVKFGDTILKYRLNLIIGIFKKLICATNCNCQYTRIGYCISGVLIKSDIVKLAKVLEIIAHRNYFLHRMIKNFEFWVNNLENVANTTLQTIKFTDYSTIISQDIDEFKELTIERAILILDWTTKYVESLYVIKNCLLKSINYNRKHNNPKLNEMIQILAEKYDNLNDRADIHLTLSCDSLFDENGQLKAWVRSAESCDCPGE, encoded by the coding sequence ATGTCTTCAGTGTATGGGTATGATTATATCCATGTACATAGTGATGATTCTACTGTATATGATTCCGAAACTTTGACAAATAATTGCTTAGATATATTAGCGAATGAAGTTATTAAATCAAAGGTATCCAACCCGATTATACAATTGGTACATAGTGATTGCTACTTATCAAATGCTTTAACGCAAATAATTGCTAGAAATTACAGGGTGCAGCATTCACTAATATCAGTACTACTTGACGGATTGGGTAAAAATGATTGCAAAGAATGTACAAACGCTCTGATTGAAACATGTTTGATTTACATTggcaaatttgataaattcagcgacaaattgaatttgccattgcaaatattatctattaTAGCAACggatgataaattaacaGGAATTAGAAACATTTTGTCAAGATATACAGACGATGATTACGCTTGTTTATACTGGAAAGTAGCCTTGTTTAATCAGTCAGTACCCAAAGATCATTTAACAGCGatgtcaaattcattactGTTAAACCATTATAACTTTAAATCTAAAACCAAATATCAGGATGcatttgacaaattaacACTTGAGGCTAACAGTTCATTGTGGATCAAAACGTTTAATTCCATACATAAGAGGTATAAGTATGGAAGATTCACTGATGTAagtatcaaaaaatatatcgaaataattaataattacagAGAAACTCCATGGTATAACTATGTTGTTAACGGATTATATACTACAATTGTATATTCTATAATGGAATACCTAGCCAACAATGTCTGCGTAAACTACTTCAATGTAAGGTGTTTGATAAATGGATTAATTGCACTACTCGTCAAATTCGGCGatacaatattaaagtATAGACTCAATCTGATTATTGgtattttcaaaaaattaatatgtgcaacaaattgtaattgCCAATATACCCGTATTGGTTATTGCATTTCTGGAgttttgataaaatcagatattgttaaattggCAAAAGTGTTAGAGATTATCGCGCATCGTAATTATTTTCTCCATAgaatgattaaaaattttgaattttggGTCAATAACCTTGAAAATGTCGCAAATACTACgttacaaacaattaaatttacagattattcaacaattatttCACAAGATATTGATGAGTTCAAAGAATTAACAATTGAACGAGCAATTTTGATACTTGATTGGACTACAAAATACGTGGAATCACtatatgttattaaaaattgtttacttaaatcaattaattacaatcgCAAACACAACAATCCgaaattaaatgaaatgATTCAAATATTGGCCGAAAAATACGATAATTTAAACGACCGCGCAGATATTCACTTGACTCTTAGCTGTGattcattatttgatgaaaaCGGACAGTTAAAAGCCTGGGTTAGATCCGCCGAATCTTGCGATTGCCCAGGGGAGTGA
- a CDS encoding TLD domain-containing protein 2 (overlaps_old_locusTagID:BBM_III04410) — MAHFPLKKGIIKAAIQPYLNDTVSSTTACASGSDSTTNVNRVEPKKKWKDSILFSSKCEYCIFESPISGLLTLTRDCLIFEPDERDATVMDSGAGNYQVYIDICSIYECACINAPIHSSFLEDYDERINLKAFLQVLIKNSDLPDSFKYHSFTNAKDGVNAEERFITKSAQKIYGVGAAIYSKLTQIASYVNSTSDSKNEELPHADLIEFIDPSSENFPIAQSEIINIHDERKTPQYQTFSDPIYVLFGFFDIDLVRRLTVLIMNLLDNNKLQSSSCCVKRVTRLSHSSNSLLQFWLNENRMPSGWLTSHSAKVYQAESARIATAIDTSFDSDIFTLEMVDQLQEFLPPDCAIRNWKRCFSTSTDGVSSLTLYRNLEGMGPCIIAIQDTSGAVFGCFIDQLISSNHYYGTPQIFIYKFNPIGSTDVVNVYYPSSHGRCFVFSNETRIAIGGDDYGKSALTIDKDFYRGSSDYCGIFKNPPLVDSGEFLIKHFEVWAFIDI; from the exons atggCACATTTCCCTCTTAAAAAAGGTATAATTAAGGCTGCTATACAACCATATCTAAACGATACAGTGTCTTCAACCACTGCATGTGCCTCTGGCTCTGACAGTACCACTAATGTTAATAGAGTTGAACCGAAGAAGAAGTGGAAGGATTCTATTCTTTTCAGCTCCAAATGTGAATACTGCATATTTGAATCTCCAATTTCTGGTCTTCTAACTCTTACCCGTGACTGTCTTATCTTCGAACCGGATGAGAGAGATGCCACTGTTATGGATAGTGGCGCTGGAAATTACCAAGTATATATCGACATTTGCAGTATCTATGAATGCGCTTGTATAAACGCCCCTATTCACTCGTCATTTTTGGAAGATTATGATGAACGAATAAACCTCAAAGCATTCTTACAAGTactaattaaaaattctgATCTCCCAGATTCATTCAAGTACCATTCATTTACCAATGCCAAAGATGGTGTTAATGCAg AAGAAAGATTCATAACCAAAAGCGCCCAAAAAATCTACGGCGTAGGCGCGGCGATTTATTCAAAGTTGACTCAAATTGCAAGCTATGTAAATTCCACATCTGATTCAAAAAACGAAGAATTACCACATGCAGATTTGATAGAATTTATAGATCCAAGTAGCGAAAACTTCCCCATAGCACAATctgaaattataaatatccATGATGAACGTAAAACACCGCAATACCAAACTTTCTCTGACccaatatatgtattatttggTTTCTTTGACATTGATTTGGTCCGTCGTTTGACAGTGCTTATCATGAATCTACTGGATAATAACAAGTTACAATCGTCAAGTTGTTGCGTTAAAAGGGTCACTAGATTGTCCCATTCatcaaatagtttattGCAGTTCTGGCTAAATGAGAATAGGATGCCTAGCGGGTGGCTAACATCTCACTCTGCCAAAGTATATCAGGCAGAATCCGCACGCATAGCTACCGCCATTGACACTAGCTTTGACAGTGATATATTTACGCTAGAAATGGTGGATCAGCTCCAGGAATTTTTACCGCCGGATTGTGCTATTAGGAACTGGAAACGGTGCTTTTCAACATCCACAGATGGAGTGTCTTCACTTACATTGTATCGTAACTTGGAGGGCATGGGCCCTTGTATAATCGCCATACAAGATACTAGCGGTGCAGTCTTTGGTTGTTTCATAGATCAATTGATTTCATCAAATCATTACTACGGGACAccacaaatttttatatacaaatttaatccTATAGGCAGCACGGATGTTGTAAATGTATACTACCCTAGCTCACATGGTCGGTGCTTTGTCTTCTCTAATGAGACTAGAATTGCTATAGGCGGGGATGATTACGGGAAAAGTGCACTAACTATTGATAAAGATTTTTATAGAGGTAGTAGCGACTATTGTGGTATATTTAAGAATCCACCATTGGTAGATTCAGGCGAGTTTTTGATCAAGCATTTTGAAGTGTGGGCGTTCATAGATATATGA
- a CDS encoding hypothetical protein (overlaps_old_locusTagID:BBM_III04415), with amino-acid sequence MSNHEDIPPLQFKKLEPISYQSEYEMDYNVQAQNCTSYSTLDLVSARDSATSSSMVTARSTDTPKSSNYDKLDPTDIAKKLYDVFKASEELCDAAKLKFGEMEFNESCKCVIGQIASASHFVLPWNAIKLLLAISWIKILEEFDNPNKMDLEEVKVLYMSQILKFNKPFLTVQRFAEILFHQPYKQIDKFLNATVRIIFIRESNYINGPNEGLYTDDIIALVKITNKWQQMLGEKMKQMGLEVDEEIWSSSETEKSDKKEDETSLDEEKRDNNTPSDAIKRDFDEEDENIHSKRAKIQL; translated from the exons ATGTCAAACCATGAGGACATTCCTCCCCTGCAATTTAAGAAATTGGAACCAATTTCTTACCAATCTGAATATGAAATGGATTATAACGTCCAAGCACAAAACTGTACCTCTTATTCAACTCTAGATCTAGTTTCAGCCAGGGATTCTGCCACATCTTCATCTATGGTAACTGCCAGATCAACGGACACACCCAAATCATCTaattatgataaattagACCCAACAGATATTGCCAAGAAGTTATACG ATGTTTTTAAGGCCAGCGAAGAATTGTGCGATGCTGCTAAACTCAAGTTTGGTGAAATGGAATTCAACGAATCCTGCAAATGTGTAATTGGTCAAATTGCATCAGCATCCCACTTTGt cCTTCCATGGaatgcaataaaattactatTGGCTATTTCCTGGATCAAAATACTGGAAGAATTTGATAACCCCAATAAGATGGATTTAGAAGAGGTGAAGGTTTTGTATATGTCACAAATTCTTAAGTTCAACAAACCATTTCTAACAGTACAACGTTTTGCtgaaatattatttcacCAGCCATACAAACAAATAGACAAATTCCTCAATGCTACTGTTAgaattatattcatcagGGAatctaattatatcaaCGGACCAAACGAGGGCTTGTACACTGATGATATTATAGCATTAGTTAAG ATCACGAACAAATGGCAGCAAATGCTAGGGGAAAAGATGAAACAGATGGGTCTAGAGGTGGATGAAGAGATTTGGTCCTCCTCGGAAACCGAGAAATCGGACAAGAAGGAGGACGAAACATCATTAGACGAGGAAAAGAGGGATAATAACACGCCAAGCGACGCTATTAAGCGGGATTTTGATGAAgaagatgaaaatatacattCTAAAAGGGCCAAAATTCAGCTTTAA
- a CDS encoding conserved Plasmodium protein, unknown function (overlaps_old_locusTagID:BBM_III04420) gives MKLVPRFRRHLSQYTNVTAQSISDIDNTNFINPNGNFRINIKNEVNKLLQNPQLNDNLFRFCVTANTCAVSSQLRIFLSNLVPKNVDLKFTNSKSILQHQKFTVIFVLKSLSRLPSLVYTNNRYEDNTSDQDLSLVKLLSLNDIFKLSVQSLASRYKGRIEEHAREVSEIFDSLIDTCKFVSRHNLSHIYSYLNNTISSFATNISNDLVAEFSDKKRNLYPLIFSIGKFLEIHGIKNKELYDIIYHSICNPDKWIHMDYSRSNYQKFLLDSITKLLQFKLPQDNIDKITHYLLVSDILPINCWSTLFLYLTRFSFKKTTLDLALMTFVRKYKYCKFPAKTNTDSAINNSGEIEYIPSVTSLVKSIDLTSNNVYYNIDATRTCHDKTYTQVIGLETDYTYDIICGITNIKKRIKLDDATISYIDEVLELLWPRVNQFLPTYSLLQLKPIATSYIDLITNHITSFSDIGYSTKQRNIVNSIAAELLKFAPTFTLPDYIQCADIFSRLHCNIAYNDEPSVGGFVANQLAIDAINGVFDENISGMTAQEQIFTLDFPSCVKLSLHLFKVKQSDTIAHIGIDKINELTILLKERIITCVSSMNQDHWNANSYSIVLLNMISSKFKGITQFMETLDGVARCVKILSVYHKIDILRITTGQCVNEDFVSVLIEELRQDVSNSQNKLQLFKCIIVLKRLIETVDHNYMNTFLLYATPNIYHGEFIGELLDISTKIEPTDDISKQFIIATLISASNKQLTISQLRDYLKCCRLIGHKFDNSKCMDVPLYNANIQQIESILSEITRSRICDVKAIKRLVDWSIHLHSSEDSNTNNSSICVALNCFAKILSHLSFFNITNSKLIGLSLSLIDKYHNDYQSQIISMLNSLLKFDQYPNNFEEIFTNLLVYTNNTDNLSSDTYRQLYEIYIQSLPTDKSLHQNLESKQLIELLNGLPSYHWFKDQEMVANEFKNTTMYSVFFDAICEITGIKPTPCAINPYFVHYLFEDTHHSKYNNLVILLITPSDKIYDGNELCGDALLRVKYLKKLGYKVVTVDSCILNSTDLKSKLDKML, from the exons atgaaGCTAGTGCCTAGGTTTAGACGGCACCTATCTCAATATACAAATGTAACTGCCCAAAGTATATCAGACATCgataatacaaattttataaatccCAATGGGAATTTTCGcattaatatcaaaaatgaaGTTAACAAATTGCTACAGAATCCGCAATTAAACGATAATCTGTTCCGATTCTGTGTCACAGCTAATACATGTGCCGTATCTTCACAACTAAGAATATTTCTATCCAATTTAGTGCCAAAAAATGTAGACCtgaaatttacaaattcaaaGTCCATTTTACAACACCAAAAATTTACTGTGATATTCGTGTTAAAATCCCTTTCAAGATTGCCATCTCTAGTTTACACCAACAACAGGTATGAAGACAATACTAGCGATCAGGATTTATCACTTGTAAAATTGCTTTCCCTGAACGACATTTTCAAGCTATCGGTACAATCATTGGCTTCTAGATATAAGGGTAGGATAGAAGAGCATGCAAGGGAGGTGTCAGAAATATTCGACTCTCTAATTGAtacttgtaaatttgtcTCCAGacacaatttatcacaCATATATTCATACTTAAACAAcacaatatcatcatttgcCACCAACATTTCTAATGACTTAGTTGCAGAATTTAGTGATAAAAAACGCAATTTATATCCACTGATATTTAGTATTGGCAAATTCTTAGAAATTCATGGTATAAAGAACAAGGAGTTATATGACATAATATACCATTCCATTTGTAATCCCGACAAGTGGATTCACATGGATTACTCTAggtcaaattatcaaaaattccTATTAGACTcaattactaaattattacaatttaagTTGCCCCAAGACaatattgacaaaattACGCACTATTTGCTAGTGTCTGATATATTGCCTATTAACTGTTGGTCTACGCTATTCCTTTATCTAACAAGATTCAGTTTCAAGAAGACTACATTAGATCTTGCCCTGATGACTTTCGTCAGGAAGTACAAATATTGTAAGTTTCCAGCAAAGACTAACACTGATTctgcaataaataatagtggtgaaattgaatatataccCTCAGTCACTAGCCTAGTAAAATCTATTGATTTGACCAGTAATAATGTATACTATAACATCGATGCTACTAGAACCTGCCACGATAAAACTTATACTCAAGTCATTGGCTTGGAAACTGATTATACTTATGACATAATTTGTGgtataacaaatatcaaG AAACGAATTAAACTTGATGATGCTACTATTTCATATATTGATGAAGTTCTTGAACTACTTTGGCCCCGTGTAAACCAATTCCTACCAACTTATTCATTATTACAGTTAAAACCCATAGCCACGTCGTATATTGATTTGATAACCAATCATATAACTTCATTCTCCGATATAG GCTATTCTACTAAACAACGTAATATTGTAAACTCTATAGCTGCAGAATTGCTGAAATTTGCTCCAACGTTCACCCTCCCAGATTACATACAATGCGcagatatattttcaagGTTGCATTGTAACATTGCGTATAATGATGAACCTTCTGTGGGCGGATTTGTCGCAAATCAATTAGCAATTGATGCTATTAATGGGGTTTTCGATGAAAATATCTCTGGAATGACTGCGCAAGAACAGATATTTACACTTGATTTCCCCAGCTGTGTAAAACTGTCTCtgcatttatttaaagTGAAACAATCCGATACAATTGCGCACATTggaattgataaaattaatgaattgaCCATACTTTTAAAGGAAAGAATAATCACCTGTGTAAGTTCCATGAACCAAGACCATTGGAACGCAAATTCCTACTCTATagttttgttaaatatg ATATCATCGAAATTCAAGGGTATTACCCAGTTTATGGAAACATTGGATGGCGTAGCTAGGTGCGTAAAAATTCTTTCAGTTTAtcataaaattgacattcTAAGAATAACTACTGGTCAATGTGTGAATGAAGATTTTGTATCTGTATTAATTGAGGAATTACGGCAAGATGTATCTAATTCTCAAAACAAATTGCAACTGTTCAAGTGTATTATAGTACTCAAAAGGTTGATTGAGACGGTTGATCATAATTAT ATGAACACCTTTCTACTATATGCTACaccaaatatttatcacGGCGAGTTTATAGGCGAATTGTTAGACATATCAACAAAAATTGAGCCTACAGATGATATatccaaacaatttataatagcCACGCTTATAAGCGCATCTAATAAGCAACTAACCATTTCTCAATTAAGAGATTACCTAAAGTGTTGTAGGCTGATTGGTcacaaatttgacaatagCAAGTGTATGGATGTTCCCCTTTACAATGCCAATATACAGCAAATAGAATCAATTCTTTCAGAAATAACTCGATCGAGAATTTGCGATGTTAAGGCAATTAAGCGTTTGGTTGATTGGTCAATCCATTTACACTCATCAGAAGATTCAAatacaaacaattcatcaatttgcGTTGCGTTAAACTGTTTTGCTAAGATTCTATCTcatttgtcattttttAACATCACAAATAGCAAACTAATTGGCCTATCACTGTCActaattgacaaatatcACAATGATTATCAGTCACAAATAATATCTATGCTTAATTCGTTGCTAAAATTTGACCAATACCCGAATAA TTTTGAggaaatatttacaaacCTACTGGTCTATACAAATAACactgataatttatcaagtGATACTTACAGGCAActatatgaaatttatatacaatcattACCAACGGATAAATCCCTCCACCAGAATTTAGAATCTAAGCAATTAATAGAACTGTTGAACGGATTGCCCTCATACCATTG gtttaAGGATCAGGAGATGGTTGCTAATGAGTTTAAAAACACAACAATGTATAGTGTTTTCTTTGATGCGATCTGTGAAATAACAGGTATTAAACCCACGCCTTGTGCAATAAATCCCTATTTTGTGCACTACCTTTTTGAAGATACGCATCATTCGAAGTATAATAACTTGGTAATTTTGCTTATAACGCCGTCAGATAAAATCTATGATGGCAACGAATTATGTGGAGATGCGTTGTTAAgggtaaaatatttgaaaaaattgggATACAAAGTAGTAACGGTTGATTCTTGCATATTGAATAGTACTGATTTAAAGAgtaaattggataaaatgctataa